The DNA window GATCGCCGCCTGCCGCCAGTCGCCGGCTCCGCTGACCAACGCGTAGTCGAAGGCGTGGGTCCAGTGCTGGAGCGCAAAGTTGGAGCCGTCCGGCGCGGTGCGGCGCGGGTCGTCGATCCAGATGCCCGACGGCCAGCCGGTGCAGGAACGCATCAGCGCGGTGTGCAGCGTGCCCTCGGTGTCGACGGCGAAGCTGGGCACCCCGCGGTTGAGCAGCGCGACGGTGCGATCTTCGAAAGCGTATGTTCCCGAAGGCGATCGCTGCGACACGACGATCTCGGCGTCGCCGAGATCGTCGGCCACCGCGGTGATCGCGGCCCGCAGATCGTCCTCGTCGCGGCCGTCGATGACCAGCACCGGCAGCGCCCGCGATGGACGCAGGTCGGCGCCGGGCACCCACACCGCATCCAGCGGCGTCTCGGCCGGCACCCACACCCTGGCCCGGCCGGTGCTCGCCAGCTGGCGGTCCAGTTCGTCGCGGTAGGCCGGAGCGTCGGCCAGCACGGCCGCAGCGAAGGCGTTGCGGGCAGGCCCCCCCAGCGCGATGCGCACGTCGGGCAGGTTGGAATCGACCTCGAGGTGGCCGTAGCGCGGCTTGTCCGCGGCTCCGCAGGTGGCCGTGACGCCGGCGCGGACCAGCGCGACCATCAGCTCCCGGGCCAGCGGCCCGGACACCGCCTCGGCCGGCGACACCACCTCGGCGACCGACACCGCCCGCACCCCGGCGCCCGGCACTCGGACCCGGGCCGCCGACGACAGGCCGAACCAGCCGTACGCCGGGTTGTCCAACGTCCAGAGGTGCCGGGCGGTGTCCACCGAGCGCGAGCCGCCCGGTCCGTCATGCAGCAGCGCTAAACCGCGGCCGACGACGGCGTCGCCCACCTCGCTGACCGGCATGGCGCCCGGCACCGGGCACGGCCAGCGCAGCCGCACCAGCTGGTCGGCCCCGGTGAACTCGTCGATGGTGGTGCGGCAGTCGAGCCGCGCGACTCCAGTCCACAGCGTCAGGGTTTGGGTGTAGCGCAGCAGCGTGCCGATCCGGCCGTGCACCACCAGCCGCTGACCGAGCGGCCCGCGGTAGGCGCGCACCCGCGCGGGCGTCGCCGACGAACACACCACCGGCCCCTTGGGCAGCAGATGCCAGGGGCCCTCGCCCTGGCTGGGGTGCGCCGGGTACTCCTCGTAGACGGCGAGCTCGTTGCCCACCCTTCCGTCGGCGATCAGCTCGCGGCCGTCCTGGACCAGCGAGGCGACTCCCCCGCCGCGCGCCGGGTCGGCCTCGACCCGGTAGTGCTCGTTGGCGATCACCGATCCCGCCGCCGGTTCCCAGCCGGCCCGTTCGCCCCCCGGTTCGGGCACCAACCGGTACGCCCGCCAGCCCAGCGAGGGCACATCGCGCGCCAGCCAGCTGACCGAGCGGCCGCCGTGCTCGACGTGCGCCGCCAGCTCGGCTCCGTCGACCTCGAACACCCGCACCCGGGCGCCGAGCGGCGGGTCGAGGCGCGCGGTGACGACGTCGGTGCGCGGGCCGGTCAGCGGATTCCACACGATCACGTCGCCCTCGCCGGAACCGACCTCGCCGGACAGCAAGGCCAGCGAATTGTCGCGGGCCGCGCGGCCCAGCTCCCAGGCGTCGCGCCATCCGGTCAGCAGGTCGAGGTACACCTGGTCGGATTCCGAGCCGGTGATGGCGTCGTGGTGCGCGCCGTAGGCCAGCTGCACCCAGGCCTTGGCCAGGGCGGCCTGCGGGTACTGGGCGCCGGCCAGCAGACCGGCGAACACCGCGAAGCGCTCGGCCTGCAGCACGGTGTTCTCGGCGGCCCGGTTGGCCTGCTTGGTGTCGATGTAGGACACGTCCTTGCCGGTGTAGATCGGGTTCATGTCCCGGGTCTGCGGTGACGGCAGGTGATCGCGCTGCGCCAGTTCGGCGCGCACCGCCGCGAAGAACTCGCGCGGCAACGCGCACACGAAGCGCGGCCAGGTGTAGCGGGCGGCCCAGTCACGGTGGATCTCGGTGACCCACTTGTTGGGCGGGGTGTAGTCGGTGCCGACCGGCAGCAGCACGTTGCGGGTCAGCGCGACCCTCTTGAGCTGATCGAACAGCTCATACGTGGCGGTCTCGGCCTCGCTCAGCGACGCCGCGGAATCCATCCACCAGCCCGCCGAGTAATGCGCGGGCATGTAATGGGTGAGCAGGCCGCGGCCCGACGGCGAGATCCACTCGAACTCGCTGCAGAACTGCATGCGCTCGACATCGCCGTCGCCCAGCGCCGGGCCCCACTGGTGGTGCGGTCCCCGGGCCCACGAACTCGA is part of the Mycobacterium mantenii genome and encodes:
- a CDS encoding glycoside hydrolase family 38 N-terminal domain-containing protein, encoding MQMTRAESTELFVGPPDAPLQLVRVTVSGCAEPTRVRIDGRGLRGQAVAEPGCEVVEVAVTVDEPVAGQRRPARAHAGSLRLPFEFTVAEPGWTMFMVSHFHYDPVWWNTQGAYTSEWIEDPPGRARQANGFDLVHAHLEMARREPEYKFVLAEVDYLKPYWDTRPEDRADLRRFIAQGRVEVMGGTYNEPNTNLTSPETTIRNLVHGIGFQRHIMGANPATAWQLDVFGHDPQFPGFAADAGLTSSSWARGPHHQWGPALGDGDVERMQFCSEFEWISPSGRGLLTHYMPAHYSAGWWMDSAASLSEAETATYELFDQLKRVALTRNVLLPVGTDYTPPNKWVTEIHRDWAARYTWPRFVCALPREFFAAVRAELAQRDHLPSPQTRDMNPIYTGKDVSYIDTKQANRAAENTVLQAERFAVFAGLLAGAQYPQAALAKAWVQLAYGAHHDAITGSESDQVYLDLLTGWRDAWELGRAARDNSLALLSGEVGSGEGDVIVWNPLTGPRTDVVTARLDPPLGARVRVFEVDGAELAAHVEHGGRSVSWLARDVPSLGWRAYRLVPEPGGERAGWEPAAGSVIANEHYRVEADPARGGGVASLVQDGRELIADGRVGNELAVYEEYPAHPSQGEGPWHLLPKGPVVCSSATPARVRAYRGPLGQRLVVHGRIGTLLRYTQTLTLWTGVARLDCRTTIDEFTGADQLVRLRWPCPVPGAMPVSEVGDAVVGRGLALLHDGPGGSRSVDTARHLWTLDNPAYGWFGLSSAARVRVPGAGVRAVSVAEVVSPAEAVSGPLARELMVALVRAGVTATCGAADKPRYGHLEVDSNLPDVRIALGGPARNAFAAAVLADAPAYRDELDRQLASTGRARVWVPAETPLDAVWVPGADLRPSRALPVLVIDGRDEDDLRAAITAVADDLGDAEIVVSQRSPSGTYAFEDRTVALLNRGVPSFAVDTEGTLHTALMRSCTGWPSGIWIDDPRRTAPDGSNFALQHWTHAFDYALVSGAGDWRQAAIPARSAQFSQPLLAVTPDRHGDALPPAGSLLRVEPAGSVQLAALKAAGNPLTAGSAAPLDPNAVALRLVETTGAGTHVVIDSDLASVSDLRRVDLLETQPEPVPSVELHGYQVATVLARFDAPAATTDAAVLAPDAEAAQPLYARYWLHNRGPAPLGGLPAVAHLHPPQMTAEPGAAVTLRLTAASDSTDATLHGTVALRCPDGWTATPTELPFTLCTGDHLHTDVAVSVPARAEPGLYPIRAELRVAGEAVPAAWRQPVEDVCVVAVGEPGELIYLADGPAEVTLRPGEAGALAVTVGSRAGADLALEAHLISPWGTWEWMGPGALGAVLPARGTADLRFELTPPAWLEPGQWWALVRIGCAGRLVYSPAVKVTVT